The DNA segment GTTTTTCGTTAGTCCTCCGATCTGGACGTATTTTATCGCATTCTTTACCGTGACCCTCTACCTAGACATGGCCTTTGTAAGGGAACAATTCTGCAAGTATGTATGTCCTTACGCGAGATTCCAAACGGTCATGATGGATGCGAATTCGGTAAACGTAATCTACGACTTCAAACGCGGAGAACCCAGAAGAAAAGCCGGAGTTCAGGAAGGAGATTGCACAGCGTGTAACCTTTGTTTGGTGGTCTGTCCCACCGGAATAGACATCCGCGAAGGAACCAACGTAGGTTGTATCGCCTGCGGAAAATGTGTGGACGCCTGCACAAAGACCATGGGAAAAGAAGGTAAAAAGACCCTCATCGGATATATGTCCGAAACCCAGGCGTATCAACCGGGATCAAAAGTGCGTTGGATCCGTCCGAGAAGTTTAGTCTATGGAACTCTTCTGCTTTGTGTTCTAATCGCGGCTGGAACCCTTCTCTATAACCGCGTTCCTCTTTATGCGAACGTGCTTCCGGACAGAATCATTCAACCGATGGAGGTTCCCGGAGGTGTAGTTCGAAACTTTTACAACGCACATCTTTTAAATCTCACTTTCGAAAACCGGATCTTGTCTGTGAGAGTCGAGAACTCCACACTGCATTCTCCGGTTCATATTTTGTTGGGCGGGACCGAAACTCCTTCGATCCAAGTCGACGGAAACGATTCTCAGGATTTCAGGATCATTATGGAAACGATTCCTATTCCCGAAGATAAGTTCAAACTGACGCATCAGATTTCGCTCCGAATCACGGATTTGAAAAATCCAAATTTTCAACTCAAAAAGACGATCCCGTTTCGGATTCCGGATTCGGAACGATAAAACAAAGGAGAATTCCATGGCATTGCACAAAAGTATGAAACAGGCTTTCGCTTGGGTTTGGATCGCATTCATCGCCCTCATCTCGGCCACGGTGGTCACACTTCGATACGCGAACGAAGGATATACCGGACCGATCGAGAAAGAATATTACGAAAAAGGATTGAACTATGAAAAAGCGATCCTCGAACAGAAAAAGATGTTGGCCGAAGGATATTCTTATGAAAGCGATCTTTTTAAAAACCCGCACTTAAAAAAAGGGAAGAACGAAATTTCTATCCGATTTCAAAAATCGGGCGTACCGATCGGAGAAGCGGAGATCCGAGTTCAAATCGAAAGACCCGCTACGGACATTTGGAATCGTTCGATTCTTCTCAAGGAAAATTCAAAGTCGAAAGGATTGTATCAAGGTCTTCTTGAGTTTCCGGAAGACGGTCTTTGGATCTTCAGCCTGCAAGGAAAGACAAAAGGAAAAACACTGAACAAAACCATAGAGCTGAAAATCCGGTAGACCAATGCAGACCGCCGTCTTTCAAACCGTAAACTGTTATCACTGCAATACTCCGATCCGGTCGGAACGGGACCTGATCCTCGGTGAATTGAAAGGAAAACAGGAATCCTTTTGTTGTTCCGGATGTTTGTCTCTTGCAAATCTCCTCGTGAACAGCGGACTCACTCAATTCTATTCATTGAGAGGATCGGAACAATTGAATCCGATCCAAACGACTTCGATCCTTTCCGAAGACTTGGAAACAGAATCGATCTATCAGGAATATGTAATGGATCGGAAAGACGGACTTTCGGAAACATGGATTACGATCGGAAAGATTCATTGTTCCGCCTGCGTATGGTTAAACGAAAAGGTCCTTTCGGATCAACTCGGAGTCCGTGAAGCGAGGATCAACTTCGCGACCGGAAGAATGAAACTGATCTACGATCGAAATCGGATTTCACTCAACGCGATCTTTTCACTGATTCGAAGTTTAGGTTACGAGCCCTCTCTCTATTCTCCGTTTAAAGCCGAGACAAAGGTAAGTCTGTTTTCCAAGGATCTTTTTTATAGGATGGCGGTCGCAGGATTCTCTTGGGGAAATATCATGTTATTCAGCATCGGTTTGTATGCCGGTTATTTTTCCGGGATCGAAATCGAGTTTAAACGCCTATTCCATTACGTGTCCTGGATCTTTGCGACCCCGGCTTATCTTTATGCGGGATATCCGTTTTACAAAGGCGCCGTTGAGTCAGTCAAACGAAGAATGCTGACGATGGATACACTTCTTTTTTCGGGAGTTTCTCTCGCCTATTTTTACAGCGTTTATGTGACGTTAACCGATTCAGGAGAGGTTTATTTCGATTCCGTCTGCACGATTTACTTTTTTATCCTGATCGGAAAATTTTTGGAATCCGCGATCCGCTTGAGAGCCGGAAGAAAGGTGGGAGAACTCTTATCCACTCTTCCGCAGGAATATACGATTCTCAAAGACAAAAGGAGAGTTCAAGTTTCGCCTAACACGATCGCCAAATCGGATAAGATCCTCCTCAAAAATGGAAATCGGATTCCTGTCGACGGAATCTTACAAACCTCCGTCGCATATTTTGACGAATCCTTTTTAACGGGAGAATCCAAACCGGTCACTCATCGTTTCGGCGATTCCATCCTGGCAGGTTCAATCTGTCTCAGCGCAGACGCTTGCATTCTTGCGAATACCACCGCAAAAGAAAGCACCTTGTCCAGAATCTCCTCTCTCATAGAAAGCTCGCTACAATCCAAACCGGGAATCCAAAGAACCACAGACCGATTCTCCACGTATTTCATCCAGGCGGTTTTGGGGATTTCAATTGCAACTTTTTGTATATACGGATTTTATTATCAAAACTGGGAAGCCGCAGTTTTAAATACGATCAGCGTCTTGATCGTGGCCTGTCCCTGCGCACTCGGACTTGCCGTCCCCGCGGCCTATGTGGTCAGCAATCTTCTTCACAGTTCCAAGGGAATTCTTGTCAAAAATCCGGACTCGCTCGAAATTCTCAGCAAAGCGGATCAAATCTACTTTGACAAAACGGGAACTCTCACCACCGGAAAACTTTCCATCCAGGAAGAATGGATTTCCGATCCGCACACAAAAGAGCGACTCTATTCCATTCTTCTTTCCTTAGAATTGGGCTCTACACATCCTCTCGCGGAAAGTTTAAAAAAAGAAATTTCCAAACGGTTCGAAACTCTAAATCAAAGCCCGAGCTTTGTTTCCTGGAAAGAAATTCGGGAAATTCCCGGCAGCGGCATGGAAGGAATTTTAGAAGGAGAAACCGATCGATATCGAATCGGAAATCTAAACTTTGTATCTCTGGGCCGACTCAAACAGGACGGAAAGGTCTATCTCGGAAAAAACGGAAGTCTCCTGGCGAGTTTCGCCTTGGAAGATTCTCCCCGTCAGGAAGCGAAAACGACGATTTCAAAACTAAAAAAACAAATCTCCTTTCTCGGAATCTTATCCGGAGATTCGAAATCCAAGGTAGAATCGCTTGCTTCCTCTTTAGGGATCGATCATCCGTTTTCGGAACTCAAACCGGAAGAAAAACTCCAGGTCATCCGAGACGCACAAAACGAAGGAAAAATCACAGTCATGGTAGGAGACGGGATCAACGACTCCGCTTGTTTGGCGCTTGCCAATCTGGGAATTTCCATGGGAATCGCATCGGATCTATCCATTGACAAATCGGATCTTGTTTTGATCGGAAACCGTCTTGATTCCATCGTATCAGCGGTTCAGATTTCCAAAAAAACAAGAAGCATCGTATTTCAGAACATTCTAATATCCTTAACCTATAACTCCATGATGCTCCCCTTGGCCGCATTCGGGTATATGCTTCCGGTGATCTGCGCGGGTTTTATGACCCTGAGTTCGTTGACGGTAGTCCTTAATTCCATCTCACTCCAATGGAGAACCAAACTATGAACGCGTTGTATCTAACAATCCCTCTCGCGATGTTGATCGCCCTCGGGGCATTAGTCGTATTTTTTTATTCCTTAAAATCGGGACAGTTCGAAGACATCGAAGGACCCAAGTATAGGATGTTGTTCGATGATGAGGAAGAAACTCAAACACCTCAGAGTTTAAAAGAGGGGGAAACAAAAAATGCAAACTGATCTGTTTTTTACAACGCTTTCGATCGCTTTTGTTCACGGAATCACGAGTTCCCTTCATTGTCTGGCGATGTGCGGGCCGTTTGCAGGAACCTTAAACCTTGCAAAAGAAAATCAAAAATACAGAACCAATCTTCTCTACAATCTCGGAAGATGGCTCTCCTATTCTACGTTAGGCGCAATCCTGGGATTGATCGGATCGGGCATCAATCTCGCGGGCAGACTCGCCTCGCTTCACGAATTTGCGGCCGTTTTCTCCGGAATCCTGATTCTTCTTTTCGGATTCAGCCTGATTCGAAACGTTTCGATCGAACGATCGGGATTCTATCACAAAATTCTAAATCGATTTGCCGCCCCCCTTCTGGCTTCCATCCAGCAGGGAAAAAATCTACCGAGCACCTCTTTGGCTTTCGGAATGGTCACGGGACTTCTGCCCTGCGCCGTTCTCTATCCCGCCTTCGCTCTCGCTCTTGCGACCGGAAGCGCGATCACTGGATGGGTCGTGATGTCTGCATTCTTTTTGGGAACCTTTCCCGCGTTATTCTTCTTTGGGATCGGATTTAGAAATCTTTTATTGAGACTTCCCCGAGCCGTCATCCGCTACGGAGGAATCGTGGTCGTTTTAGCGGGAATTTCCATGATCTTTTTTAGAATCAATCATTCCCACGATTCTCACAAAGATTCTTCGGATTCTCAAAGGATAGAATGGAATTCTCCTCAAAAAGAGGAACATTCCTACCATCATCCGTGAAAATTCTTTCCTAAACCTCAAGTTTTTTTGGGAGATTTCGATTGTAAAAAGGAAGATGATTTCTACACTGAAACCCCGAATGAGCGATTCTTATAAGAATTTTACGGATTCTCTGTTAAAGGATCTGGAAGAAAACGAGAACGGATTCTTCAAAATCGACAATGAAGACGGACTCGCCTATCTCTCCGTATTCCCCGCCGGCAAAAAAGGAAAGCCGGTCGATTCCAAGGAAATTTTAAGAAGAATCGAACTCTTTCAAATTTCGGAAGTTTCCCCCATCATTGTCAAAGACCTGACTTTAAAAACGGACGGTTTGGCTCATCTCATCGGAAAATGGCCGGGTAAACCGGAAAGTTCCCGGATCGAAATCGAAATTCCCGAAGACAAGATGAAAGCGTTTTTGATCTTTCATCCGCCCAAATACGGAGGAAGAATTTTAACCTCCGATCAAATCCAAGATTCCATCCATTTGAACGGAATCGAATTCGGAATCTTTCAGGAAGTCATCGACCGTATTTCCGAAGAACCCGAGTACGGAAAAAAAATTCAGATCGCGGAAGGCGCCGCGCCGATTCCCGGAAAAAACGGAGACATCCGAATCTTATTCATTCATCCTGCGATTCCACATCTGGAAGAAGACGAATACGGCAGGGTGGATTTTAAGAATATTCAAATCATTCAAAGTGTCGCCAAGGATCAAAAACTGGGAGAAAAAATCTCTCCCACACCGGGTAAGGAAGGGAAGAATGTTCTGGGTCAGATTCTTCCCTATGATCCAGGCAAGGAAGCGGAATGGAAACTCGGAGCCAACGTTAGACTCTCTTCGGACGGAAGTTCCGTACATTCTCTCATCAGCGGAAGACCGATCCTGGATCGCCAAGGAACGATCCGCGTAGACGAAGTCTGTCATCTCGAAAACGTAGACTTCTCCACGGGGAACATCAGTTTTCCGGGAACGATCATCGTGGAAGGGTCGATCGCAGACGGATTCACTTTGGAAACAGAAGGCTCGATCATCGTCAAAAAATCGGTGGGTAAGGTGTTTCTCAAAGCGGCGGGAGATATCGTTTTATCGGGCGGTTTTATGGGAAGAAACGGAGGACTGATAGAATCCGGAGCCGACATCTATACACGATTTGTGGAACAGGGAAAACTCATTTCCAAAAATACGATCTTTATAGAAGAAGCGGCTATGCATTCCGAACTCGTCGCCGGAGAATCCGTAGTTATCCGCGGAGGAAGAGGAGAGTTGATCGGAGGCACCTGTGTCGCCGGTAAATCGGTCATCTGTACAAAGTTAGGCGCCATTGCGGAAACCAAAACTTCCGTTTCCGTAGGAATTCGTCCCGAACTTTTGGAAGACTTGGAAAAGATCAGATCGGAAGTGCAGAAAAATCAAGACATTCTTAAAAAAGTGGAATTGAGTCTTGTAAAATTAAATGAAGATTCTCAGAGAAGACAATTGTCCGTCGAAGAAAAGGAAAGTCTTCCGAAACTTTCGGCGATAAAACAAAAGTATTCAGGAATTCTAAATAACCTTCTTGGCCAGGAGCAATCCATGATCATGGGTTTTGAACCGGATAAAGATTCCTATGTGGAAGTGGAGCAGGAAATTTTTCCGGGTGTGGATATCTATCCCGGTAAAGGGAAAAATTTCAAGGTTCGTTTGAAAGAAATTCCAGGACCTTCCTTCGTGTTTCTGGGAAACGACGGAAATCCTCAGATCACAAAAGTAAGGCCAAAACGACTCGGAATCCTCCAAGAAGAAAACTGATTTACTACTTCGGGTTTGGGAAATTTTTTTCGTCTCATTTTTTATTTGAAACCATGCCTCAAACTCAGTATCACCTACTCCCGATTACTTTTTTTCATACCCTATTTTGTCTGATTTTTCTTTTGACAAAGAAAAGAAGAGGACTTCACGATCAAATCGGCTGTCTCTGGATTGGTCTTGTATTTTTATCTTGTCTACGAAGAGCATTCCATCTAGAAGTCTCAACCGAAGAATGGAAATGGTTTTTAAAAATCATCGCCTATCCCTTGTCATACGGCCCATGCCTTTATCTCTACACCCGGGTTCTGGTACAGAATCAAACCAAACTCAAAAAAACAGATCTGCTTCACTTTCTTCCGTTTTTATTTTTTGCGATCGGTTCCTATTTTCCCAATCTGGAAACCGAAAAATTTAGAATCGATCTCGGACTTTCCTCTTCTTGGTATACAACTCTGATTTACGGAGTCGCGACTCCGATCTCCTTGATTCCTTATTGTATTCTTTCGTTTCGTTTAGTTCAAAAACACTTTTCCAGGATTCACGAATTTTTTTCTTATGAAGAAATCGGAATCACTCTCAAATGGTTGAATACGGTTTGCATTACGTTTCTTTTGATTCTTCTGGTCCAAATGTTTTATCTCATCGTTCAAAATGTGGCGGAACCGATTTACCCTTCTCCTCGATTTACAAACAGTCTCATGATCGGATTTTTATTGCTTTTGAGTTTTTTCATCCTTCGGCAACAAGCCGTGTTTCACGAAGAAAAAACGGAATTGGATGCTGTTTCTGAAAACGAAAAATATTCCAAGTCTCGTATAGAAAAAGCAAAGATGGATAAAATCGCGGATGATCTTTTGAAATACATGGAACAACACAAACCCTATCTCAAAGACGATCTCGGAATCCAAGACATCACAGAAGCATTGCAGATCAGCACGAATCATCTCAGCCAGGTCTTCAATCTTCATCTCAGAAAAAACTTTTTTACGCTTACAAATGAATACAGGATCGAAGAGGTAAAAACAAGATTAAAGGATTCGGAATTTAAAGAATATCCAGTTCTGCGAATCGGATTGGAATGCGGTTTCAATTCAAAATCCTCTTTCTATTCGGTATTTCGAAAAATGACGGGTTTACGCCCTGGCGAATTCAAGAGGGTTTAGCATCCTATTTTCTCCCTCAATCCAATCCAATCCAATCCAATCCAATCCAATCCAATCCAATCCAATCCAATCCAATCCAATCCAATCCAATCCAATCCAATCCAATCCAATCCAATCCAATCCAATCCAATCCAATCCAATCCAATCCAATCCAATCCAATCCAATCCAATCCAATCCAATAGGACTGGACTTGAATTTCCTTCCCGCAGGAAATAACCACTTGAAAATTTGATTTCCGTTTGATATTTCTTCGTCCAATTGATTTCAAGATTCCTCACAAGATACGAAATCCTTCCGGAGAAGTTATGAAAATAAACAGTCAAAATCGAAAAAAGAATCTACAAAAAGAAAAGATCAATTTCTCATTCGAGAAATCGAATTCTAACCTTAAAAAAGGATTCGGATTGATTCTGATGCTTGGACTGGTTGCACTTGCAGCTTGTAAACCGAAAGAAAGCGATGATACGACCGCGCTTGCAGTCGCTGTCGCAGCGATTTCAGCAAACACTGCGGCGGCTTGCGTAAACACAGCATCCACCAATGTTGCGGGAACCTGCGGACTTGGCGCGGTTGTCATCGCGAACGACGACCTCGGTTTCGGCGGTCCTACCTGCAACACCAACATTCATGCGGATGCCCCCTGCTGGATGAAAGAGAATTTTCATTGTGTCACGATTACGATCTCCGGAAGTAACTATGTAATTCAGACAAACAACCTTCCTCCATATAAAAGTTTTTATTACCAGGGTGCGAATGCAGCCTTTAACGAGGCAATTGGAAGCGGCCGTCATGGAAATCCAAACGCGATCGCGGCTCAGAACATTACTTTTACAATTCCAACGACCCCAACTTGTACATCCAATTTGAATTCTACTTCCGGCGCCGGTCTGGACGCACTCGGCGTTACAGTGCATGGGGTTGTGATGTTCAACAACCAAGCCGCTCCCGGCGACAGTCTTGCCACCGAATATCTGACCATGGACCAATCGGAAGGACATCCACAAAATACCGGGAAATATCACCATCACACGGAACCGTATAAAATCACCCAAGACGGAAGCGAACTGGTGGGAATTATGTTGGACGGTTTTCCGATTTACGGAAAAAAAACACAGGAAGGAATCTATCCGACCTTGGATAACGTAACCCATACCAGAACCTGCACCACGACACACTTTCCAAACGGAACTTATTGTTATCACGTAGGAAACGGGACCGATATCAGCGGTTATCTTATAGGAAGCTACTTTCGAGGGGTAAAAGGAACTGCAAACTAAAAGGAAACGATTCGGGGACGAAATCAAAAATCGTCTCCGTAGTATATTATGAAATTATTTTATTCTTTTTTTATGTGGATCCTTATTTTGATCCAGTTTCAATGTGATTCAGACAAAACGATTTCCAACAAAGATCCAAAACTTGTTTATTCGGGGGAATTTTTGATCTATGACGGCAAAAAGTTCACCGGTATTTTGGAAACAAAGTTGGATGCGGTGGGGATTACACGCAAAACGCCGTATGTAGATGGGAAGATGGACGGAACCGAAGTGGAAATGTATTCCGGCAAAAAAAACTCCGCGGAACGCAGTTTTTTCCAAGGAAAAAAGATCGGAATTCATCGAGGCTGGTATGAAAACGGACAAAGAAGATTTCAATATTCTTATAAAGACGGAGAATTACACGGAGACGTTTGGGAATGGCACCATACAGGAACCTTGGTGACTCTCGCAAAATTTTGGAACGGTCAATTGTTAGGTAAAAAAGTCTGGAGACCGGACGGACAGATCTATTCCAATTTTGTAATGCATGGAAATCGTCCCGTGGGACTTCCCGGAGCCAAACTCTGCTGGCAAGTAAGATCGGATACAAATGAAAAAACAAAGTCGTTTTAAATTCATCAGTATCATTTTGTTCGGGTTTCTTTTTGCAATCTCCGATTGCGGACCTTCCGATCCGTCCCGGGAATACGATTCCTCCGTCACCGAATTTGGAATTCCTAAAAACTCCCTCCCTTTTTACAAAGGAAAGGATCTACAACCCGTTTGGTTGGATACAACGGAGTCTAGTTCCACGAAACAACTCCGAAGAATCAGTCCATTTCGGATGACGAACCAGCTTGGAGAAACCATTGGGGACTTCTCGCTGAAAGGAAATTTATCCGTGATTTCTTTTTTCTTTACACATTGCTCAGGAATCTGTCCTACGATCACAAACAATCTGAAACGCGTTCAGGAAACTTATTTCAAAGACAAACAAGTGAGAATGTTTTCATTTTCCGTGACTCCGGATTTGGACACACCGTGGGAACTCAAACTCTACGCAGAAAAACGTAATATCAAAAAAGAATTTTGGCATCTCCTCACCGGATCAAAAAGCGAAATCTATCAGATGGCCAGGGAATCCTTTAACGCAGATACGATCACACCCGGTGAAAAGAAAAAGGGAATCGGTCCGAACGATTTTCTACATTCGGAAAGCGTATATCTTTTAGATCAAAATCTCAGAGTGAGAGGAATTTATAACGGAAGAAATTCGGTTTCCATCGGAGAATTGATCGCAGATATTAAAATTCTCCAAAAAGAATGATTCGTATTTCAGATTGATTTTCGTTTCTTGCTTTTTTCGTGCGATGACAAGCCTTTTTTCTTTGATTTACTTTTTGGTTTCGGCTCGGGAAGCTCCGCAGCCGTAATACGAATCAAAGCGCTGATCCATTCTTTGTTTTCAAATTGATTTGGGATCCAAAAACTTGGCTTGGCACCGGGATAAGCCGACGCTTCCTGTATATTTCCGATCCATTTTTTACCACCCCCGGTCGGTTTTATAAAAAGACGATTATCACAAATCAGAGCTACAATTTTTCCTTCGCAATAGATCGCGTATTCTCCGAACATCTTTTTGGATGTGATGCGCCCCGCATTTTCCATTTGACCTACGATAAAATCCACAAAACCGGGATCTGAGGACATTCTGATCTCCTATTCTTAGCAACGTTCGCCTAATTAAAATTAGGTTCATAAATCGCGTTATTCGTCTTTGGAGGATTGAAACAATTCTTGACAGGAAGGAATTCCGCCGCCTTCCATTTCTTCGCAGGGAACCTTGAGAAGATCCTCCATACACACCTTTACCTTCGCGATCTGAGCGTCGGTCACCTTTTCGTATTCGTCGGGAAGAATGCTCTGATCTTTTTGTTCCTCCATACACTGACTCACCGAATACGCGGAATTCTCGGAAGGTGTTTCCGAAGCAGGAAGAGTTTCCAGATAACGACTCGCACATTCCGCCGTTTTTGTACAAAGACGAGTAAAATAATCCCTGCTGAGTTTCTGAACTTCCTCTTTGGAAATGGAAGGTCCTTTTCTGCAAGTCAATAAAAATAAAAACAGGAAAACGAATACCAGAATTTGGATTTTTCTAATTCGCGAGAATGATGAGTTCATTTGAGCTTTGTAAGAATCAGCCGATTGCCTTCCGGAAGAGATTGATCCAGATAAAAATGATCCGTGAGTTTTTTCACGAGATACAGGCCGATTCCCTCCTCCCTATAATCATTTGGTTCATAACCTCTGATTTCGGAAAGATTTTTCTGACTCCCAAAGTCTCGAATTCTTACCTCCATCCGATTGTCATAGAGATTGATTTCGATAAAAATCGGTAAGTTTCTCCTTCCGG comes from the Leptospira sp. WS92.C1 genome and includes:
- the ccoG gene encoding cytochrome c oxidase accessory protein CcoG, which codes for MVISRHITGKIRSARYLVEAILLPIYFFLPWLRWGDHPFIRLDIPNRKFYLLGNIFTPQEGYYLHLFLIGMGLALFFFTTLIGRVWCGWACPQTVFTDLFDWIGRTILGSKYGKKDAPRFGKFIVHFLWILVSILGATAWVSYFADPYEMINKIRSSAFFVSPPIWTYFIAFFTVTLYLDMAFVREQFCKYVCPYARFQTVMMDANSVNVIYDFKRGEPRRKAGVQEGDCTACNLCLVVCPTGIDIREGTNVGCIACGKCVDACTKTMGKEGKKTLIGYMSETQAYQPGSKVRWIRPRSLVYGTLLLCVLIAAGTLLYNRVPLYANVLPDRIIQPMEVPGGVVRNFYNAHLLNLTFENRILSVRVENSTLHSPVHILLGGTETPSIQVDGNDSQDFRIIMETIPIPEDKFKLTHQISLRITDLKNPNFQLKKTIPFRIPDSER
- a CDS encoding ATP-binding protein: MDPAKKKEYENLFRLQIPSHPRYLSIIRSFVYNLAFENGFTTSDSADLKLAVGECLLNVIKHSYSGRRNLPIFIEINLYDNRMEVRIRDFGSQKNLSEIRGYEPNDYREEGIGLYLVKKLTDHFYLDQSLPEGNRLILTKLK
- a CDS encoding heavy metal translocating P-type ATPase — encoded protein: MQTAVFQTVNCYHCNTPIRSERDLILGELKGKQESFCCSGCLSLANLLVNSGLTQFYSLRGSEQLNPIQTTSILSEDLETESIYQEYVMDRKDGLSETWITIGKIHCSACVWLNEKVLSDQLGVREARINFATGRMKLIYDRNRISLNAIFSLIRSLGYEPSLYSPFKAETKVSLFSKDLFYRMAVAGFSWGNIMLFSIGLYAGYFSGIEIEFKRLFHYVSWIFATPAYLYAGYPFYKGAVESVKRRMLTMDTLLFSGVSLAYFYSVYVTLTDSGEVYFDSVCTIYFFILIGKFLESAIRLRAGRKVGELLSTLPQEYTILKDKRRVQVSPNTIAKSDKILLKNGNRIPVDGILQTSVAYFDESFLTGESKPVTHRFGDSILAGSICLSADACILANTTAKESTLSRISSLIESSLQSKPGIQRTTDRFSTYFIQAVLGISIATFCIYGFYYQNWEAAVLNTISVLIVACPCALGLAVPAAYVVSNLLHSSKGILVKNPDSLEILSKADQIYFDKTGTLTTGKLSIQEEWISDPHTKERLYSILLSLELGSTHPLAESLKKEISKRFETLNQSPSFVSWKEIREIPGSGMEGILEGETDRYRIGNLNFVSLGRLKQDGKVYLGKNGSLLASFALEDSPRQEAKTTISKLKKQISFLGILSGDSKSKVESLASSLGIDHPFSELKPEEKLQVIRDAQNEGKITVMVGDGINDSACLALANLGISMGIASDLSIDKSDLVLIGNRLDSIVSAVQISKKTRSIVFQNILISLTYNSMMLPLAAFGYMLPVICAGFMTLSSLTVVLNSISLQWRTKL
- the ccoS gene encoding cbb3-type cytochrome oxidase assembly protein CcoS translates to MNALYLTIPLAMLIALGALVVFFYSLKSGQFEDIEGPKYRMLFDDEEETQTPQSLKEGETKNAN
- a CDS encoding SCO family protein; protein product: MKKQSRFKFISIILFGFLFAISDCGPSDPSREYDSSVTEFGIPKNSLPFYKGKDLQPVWLDTTESSSTKQLRRISPFRMTNQLGETIGDFSLKGNLSVISFFFTHCSGICPTITNNLKRVQETYFKDKQVRMFSFSVTPDLDTPWELKLYAEKRNIKKEFWHLLTGSKSEIYQMARESFNADTITPGEKKKGIGPNDFLHSESVYLLDQNLRVRGIYNGRNSVSIGELIADIKILQKE
- a CDS encoding toxin-antitoxin system YwqK family antitoxin, whose product is MKLFYSFFMWILILIQFQCDSDKTISNKDPKLVYSGEFLIYDGKKFTGILETKLDAVGITRKTPYVDGKMDGTEVEMYSGKKNSAERSFFQGKKIGIHRGWYENGQRRFQYSYKDGELHGDVWEWHHTGTLVTLAKFWNGQLLGKKVWRPDGQIYSNFVMHGNRPVGLPGAKLCWQVRSDTNEKTKSF
- a CDS encoding helix-turn-helix domain-containing protein, with the translated sequence MTKKRRGLHDQIGCLWIGLVFLSCLRRAFHLEVSTEEWKWFLKIIAYPLSYGPCLYLYTRVLVQNQTKLKKTDLLHFLPFLFFAIGSYFPNLETEKFRIDLGLSSSWYTTLIYGVATPISLIPYCILSFRLVQKHFSRIHEFFSYEEIGITLKWLNTVCITFLLILLVQMFYLIVQNVAEPIYPSPRFTNSLMIGFLLLLSFFILRQQAVFHEEKTELDAVSENEKYSKSRIEKAKMDKIADDLLKYMEQHKPYLKDDLGIQDITEALQISTNHLSQVFNLHLRKNFFTLTNEYRIEEVKTRLKDSEFKEYPVLRIGLECGFNSKSSFYSVFRKMTGLRPGEFKRV
- a CDS encoding YHYH protein → MKINSQNRKKNLQKEKINFSFEKSNSNLKKGFGLILMLGLVALAACKPKESDDTTALAVAVAAISANTAAACVNTASTNVAGTCGLGAVVIANDDLGFGGPTCNTNIHADAPCWMKENFHCVTITISGSNYVIQTNNLPPYKSFYYQGANAAFNEAIGSGRHGNPNAIAAQNITFTIPTTPTCTSNLNSTSGAGLDALGVTVHGVVMFNNQAAPGDSLATEYLTMDQSEGHPQNTGKYHHHTEPYKITQDGSELVGIMLDGFPIYGKKTQEGIYPTLDNVTHTRTCTTTHFPNGTYCYHVGNGTDISGYLIGSYFRGVKGTAN
- a CDS encoding TfoX/Sxy family protein, encoding MSSDPGFVDFIVGQMENAGRITSKKMFGEYAIYCEGKIVALICDNRLFIKPTGGGKKWIGNIQEASAYPGAKPSFWIPNQFENKEWISALIRITAAELPEPKPKSKSKKKGLSSHEKSKKRKSI
- a CDS encoding DUF342 domain-containing protein; this translates as MSDSYKNFTDSLLKDLEENENGFFKIDNEDGLAYLSVFPAGKKGKPVDSKEILRRIELFQISEVSPIIVKDLTLKTDGLAHLIGKWPGKPESSRIEIEIPEDKMKAFLIFHPPKYGGRILTSDQIQDSIHLNGIEFGIFQEVIDRISEEPEYGKKIQIAEGAAPIPGKNGDIRILFIHPAIPHLEEDEYGRVDFKNIQIIQSVAKDQKLGEKISPTPGKEGKNVLGQILPYDPGKEAEWKLGANVRLSSDGSSVHSLISGRPILDRQGTIRVDEVCHLENVDFSTGNISFPGTIIVEGSIADGFTLETEGSIIVKKSVGKVFLKAAGDIVLSGGFMGRNGGLIESGADIYTRFVEQGKLISKNTIFIEEAAMHSELVAGESVVIRGGRGELIGGTCVAGKSVICTKLGAIAETKTSVSVGIRPELLEDLEKIRSEVQKNQDILKKVELSLVKLNEDSQRRQLSVEEKESLPKLSAIKQKYSGILNNLLGQEQSMIMGFEPDKDSYVEVEQEIFPGVDIYPGKGKNFKVRLKEIPGPSFVFLGNDGNPQITKVRPKRLGILQEEN
- a CDS encoding FixH family protein; protein product: MALHKSMKQAFAWVWIAFIALISATVVTLRYANEGYTGPIEKEYYEKGLNYEKAILEQKKMLAEGYSYESDLFKNPHLKKGKNEISIRFQKSGVPIGEAEIRVQIERPATDIWNRSILLKENSKSKGLYQGLLEFPEDGLWIFSLQGKTKGKTLNKTIELKIR
- a CDS encoding sulfite exporter TauE/SafE family protein, yielding MQTDLFFTTLSIAFVHGITSSLHCLAMCGPFAGTLNLAKENQKYRTNLLYNLGRWLSYSTLGAILGLIGSGINLAGRLASLHEFAAVFSGILILLFGFSLIRNVSIERSGFYHKILNRFAAPLLASIQQGKNLPSTSLAFGMVTGLLPCAVLYPAFALALATGSAITGWVVMSAFFLGTFPALFFFGIGFRNLLLRLPRAVIRYGGIVVVLAGISMIFFRINHSHDSHKDSSDSQRIEWNSPQKEEHSYHHP